Proteins from one Primulina huaijiensis isolate GDHJ02 chromosome 18, ASM1229523v2, whole genome shotgun sequence genomic window:
- the LOC140964470 gene encoding style cell-cycle inhibitor 1-B-like, whose protein sequence is MGKIKDDNKVDRSSPQDESKIKRRRTNDDDEKYRSKKKHKSHKSSEHHSRKDKKSGKKHKDKSRKKDSKLKFQELSNEDYFSKNNEFSMWLKKEKNKYFSDLSSDSARSLFSEFVAEWNNQELEPQYYEGVVTGPRTSHKWNIKR, encoded by the exons ATGGGTAAGATTAAAGACGATAACAAGGTCGATAGGTCTTCTCCACAAG ATGAATCGAAAATCAAAAGGCGAAGAACTAACGATGACGACGAGAAATACAGATCCAAGAAAAAACACAAATCTCATAAATCTTCTGAGCATCATTCGCGTAAAG ATAAGAAGTCTGGTAAGAAGCATAAAGATAAAAGCCGCAAGAAAGATTCA AAACTAAAGTTTCAAGAACTGTCCAATGAAGACTACTTCTCCAAAAACAATGAATTTTCGATGTGGCTAAAGAaagagaagaataaatatttctCAGATCTATCATCTGATTCTGCACGGAGCCTGTTTTCAGAGTTTGTGGCAGAATGGAATAACCAGGAACTTGAACCCCAATACTACGAGGGCGTCGTGACCGGACCACGGACATCGCATAAGTGGAACATTAAACGTTAG
- the LOC140964723 gene encoding uncharacterized protein → MAADVSSLVTMINAGDTKESTSAGKSTAPITRDLLGGCGTPDSKELDLDLQVPCGWEKRLDLKSGKVYLQRCSSSNSSSSNSENKPQISSKTLTKFQDLNFPPTSKQTLNLFDESTLELKLVSSASTSPSSSSYPSICTLDKVKSALERAEKETVIRKRSMSMSMSMSKSCSPCSNSSSSIQNRDFDQEERFSGSFAAGCPGCLLYVLISKSNPKCPRCNSEVPVPVAVKKPRIDLNMCI, encoded by the exons ATGGCCGCTGATGTCAGTTCTCTGGTCACAATGATCAACGCCGGCGACACGAAAGAGTCAACCTCGGCAGGGAAATCAACGGCCCCGATCACCCGGGACTTGCTTGGTGGGTGCGGTACACCCGATTCTAAGGAGTTAGACCTCGATTTACAAGTCCCCTGTGGCTGGGAGAAACGCCTCGATTTAAAG TCGGGAAAAGTGTATCTCCAAAGATGCAGTTCATCAAACTCGTCCTCTTCGAATTCAGAAAACAAGCCTCAAATCAGTAGCAAAACTCTCACCAAGTTTCAAGACCTCAACTTCCCTCCGACGTCAAAACAGACGTTAAACCTCTTCGACGAATCGACCTTAGAGTTGAAGCTTGTTTCGTCGGCATCCACATCTCCTTCATCTTCGAGTTACCCGAGCATATGCACTCTCGACAAAGTGAAGTCAGCACTCGAGAGGGCCGAGAAAGAAACAGTGATCAGGAAGCGTTCGATGTCAATGTCAATGTCGATGTCTAAATCTTGTTCTCCATGTTCGAACTCTTCATCCTCGATCCAAAACCGAGATTTTGATCAAGAGGAGAGATTTTCAGGCTCGTTCGCTGCGGGTTGCCCAGGCTGTCTTCTTTATGTGTTGATCTCGAAAAGTAATCCCAAGTGCCCTCGATGTAACAGTGAAGTGCCAGTGCCTGTGGCTGTCAAGAAACCTCGTATTGACCTGAACATGTGTATTTGA
- the LOC140964395 gene encoding nucleolar complex-associated protein 3 isoform X2: protein MGKKKQKTVLPPELPPEVPDEEIEVSDEDLQFINENLEYAGFVSKLDTHSITKHVSRVADANEGDLESLYEKRLRKKLENKEKEESALEVDPVDVLPVKTLDGELYYRRVTKESKADEAESNEGEVNGVLKLTKAEKRAKLKKLRKEAKKQSKDEAQQVPQAEVLDEVEKDLNTEEAREMKKYKLAELGTAILADPESNIKSLKEMLEISKDGDGVIVMLALKSLLAVFKNIIPGYRIRLPTEKEQEMKVSKAVKKMRFYEYTLLSALKAYIQKLVALQQQTVYKRVTANCLCTLLAAVPHFNFRESLLAAVVSNLSSQDDVVRKLCCSTVKSLFINAGKHGGEATVEAVKMIAELVKAHNCLLHPDSIEVFMSLSFDEDLGKPEKPDADNRAKNKKSRKRKGVDKSNQIPDNERKKTRKDIMSRTREEVNADFKAASFAQDPQEKRRMQSETLSAVFQIFFRILKHSVQPVDEGEVLTEALKIMLFDDRQHDMQRAAAFIKRLATFSLFFGSAESMAGLVTVKHLLLKNVKCRNLLENDAGGGSIAGAISKYQPHATDPNRSGALASVLWELNLLTKHYHPAVATMSLNISNMSSSNNQLLHHVSPQQAYAELSLENECIKPSGDAKRANNKKRRPNDHIPVKSTFDLVPMDPIAENEVRKKLSEHFLLLRDIEESERLKSELDQTTLCLNLYESYKKHKKRKARSMRGKT from the exons ATGGGGAAGAAAAAGCAGAAGACAGTTCTACCGCCGGAGCTGCCTCCGGAGGTTCCGGACGAAGAAATTGAAGTTTCGGATGAGGACTTACAGTTCATCAACGAGAATTTAGAATACGCCGGTTTTGTTTCCAAATTAGACACTCATTCTATCACAAA gcATGTTTCACGTGTGGCTGATGCTAATGAGGGAGATCTAGAGTCTCTGTATGAGAAACGGTTGAGGAAGAAGTTGGAAAATAAAGAGAAAGAGGAGAGTGCCCTCGAGGTTGATCCAGTTGACGTGCTTCCGGTGAAAACTTTAGATGGAGAACTCTACTATCGAAGAG TTACAAAGGAGTCGAAAGCAGATGAGGCTGAATCGAATGAAGGTGAAGTTAATGGTGTTTTGAAGCTGACCAAAGCGGAAAAGCGTGCAAAGCTTAAGAAATTGAGGAAAGAGGCAAAGAAGCAATCAAAAGACGAAGCGCAGCAAGTACCCCAAGCTGAAGTGTTG GATGAGGTCGAAAAAGATCTTAACACTGAAGAAGCCAGAGAAATGAAGAAATATAAACTTGCTGAGTTGGGAACAGCCATACTTGCTGATCCAGAATCCAATATTAAGTCTCTGAAGGAGATGCTGGAAATTTCCAAGGATGGAGATGGTGTCATTGTCATGCTTGCTTTAAAATCCTTATTGGCTGTTTTTAAAAACATCATTCCAGG CTACCGGATCAGGTTGCCGACCGAGAAGGAACAAGAAATGAAGGTTTCAAAAGCTGTTAAAAAAATGCGGTTTTATGAGTATACTCTATTGTCTGCGCTCAAG GCATATATTCAGAAGTTGGTTGCACTACAACAGCAAACTGTTTATAAGCGAGTGACTGCTAATTGTTTATGTACTTTGCTTGCCGCAGTACCACACTTTAACTTTCGTGAGAGCTTGTTAGCTGCTGTTGTGAGCAATTTAAGCTCCCAAGATGATGTTGTAAG AAAACTTTGCTGCTCAACCGTTAAATCACTTTTTATAAATGCGGGTAAACATGGCGGTGAGGCTACTGTGGAGGCTGTTAAAATGATTGCAGAACTTGTAAAAGCTCACAACTGCCTGCTACATCCTGATTCTATTGAA GTTTTTATGTCTCTGTCATTTGACGAGGATCTTGGAAAACCTGAAAAACCAGATGCTGATAACAGagccaaaaacaaaaaatctagGAAAAGAAAAGGAGTTGACAAGTCAAATCAGATACCAGATAACGAAAGGAAAAAAACTAGGAAGGACATTATGTCAAGGACAAGGGAGGAG GTTAATGCAGACTTCAAAGCTGCTTCATTTGCTCAAGATCCTCAAGAGAAAAGAAGGATGCAATCGGAGACACTATCAGCTGTATTTCAAATATTCTTCCGCATCTTAAAGCATTCTGTGCAGCCAGT GGATGAGGGAGAAGTTCTTACTGAAGCTCTAAAAATAATGCTGTTTGATGATAGACAACATGATATGCAAAGGGCCGCAGCCTTCATTAAGCGCTTGGCTACGTTTTCTTTGTTCTTTGGATCAGCTGAGTCTATGGCTG GTTTAGTTACTGTGAAGCATCTTCTTCTAAAAAATGTCAAATGCCGTAATTTGTTGGAAAATGATGCTGGAGGTGGTTCTATTGCTGGTGCAATATCT AAATATCAACCTCATGCAACGGACCCTAACCGTAGTGGTGCTCTTGCCTCAGTTCTTTGGGAACTTAACCTTCTTACAAAACATTACCATCCAGCTGTTGCAACAATGTCTTTGAATATCTCAAATATGAGCTCTTCAAATAACCAGCTTCTTCATCATGTCTCTCCTCAACAAGCTTATGCTGAATTATCACTTGAAAATGAATGCATCAAACCCTCTGGTGATGCAAAACGAGCTAACAATAAGAAAAGGAGGCCAAACGATCACATCCCTGTTAAATCGACATTTGACCTTGTTCCAATGGATCCAATTGCTGAGAATGAGGTGAGGAAAAAACTTTCTGAGCACTTTTTGCTGCTTCGTGACATTGAAGAGAGCGAGAGACTGAAGTCTGAGTTGGACCAAACGACTCTCTGTTTGAATCTATACGAAAGTTATAAAAAGCATAAGAAGAGGAAGGCGAGGTCAATGAGAGGTAAGACGTGA
- the LOC140964395 gene encoding nucleolar complex-associated protein 3 isoform X1: MGKKKQKTVLPPELPPEVPDEEIEVSDEDLQFINENLEYAGFVSKLDTHSITKHVSRVADANEGDLESLYEKRLRKKLENKEKEESALEVDPVDVLPVKTLDGELYYRRVTKESKADEAESNEGEVNGVLKLTKAEKRAKLKKLRKEAKKQSKDEAQQVPQAEVLDEVEKDLNTEEAREMKKYKLAELGTAILADPESNIKSLKEMLEISKDGDGVIVMLALKSLLAVFKNIIPGYRIRLPTEKEQEMKVSKAVKKMRFYEYTLLSALKAYIQKLVALQQQTVYKRVTANCLCTLLAAVPHFNFRESLLAAVVSNLSSQDDVVRKLCCSTVKSLFINAGKHGGEATVEAVKMIAELVKAHNCLLHPDSIEVFMSLSFDEDLGKPEKPDADNRAKNKKSRKRKGVDKSNQIPDNERKKTRKDIMSRTREEVNADFKAASFAQDPQEKRRMQSETLSAVFQIFFRILKHSVQPVTEATLVPGGFGSHPLLAPCLNGIGKFSHLIDLDFMSDLMNFLRKLAGNSSNIGDSSKSSFQFSVSERLRCCIVAFKVMRNNLDALNVDLQDFFTQFYNLMLEYRPGRDEGEVLTEALKIMLFDDRQHDMQRAAAFIKRLATFSLFFGSAESMAGLVTVKHLLLKNVKCRNLLENDAGGGSIAGAISKYQPHATDPNRSGALASVLWELNLLTKHYHPAVATMSLNISNMSSSNNQLLHHVSPQQAYAELSLENECIKPSGDAKRANNKKRRPNDHIPVKSTFDLVPMDPIAENEVRKKLSEHFLLLRDIEESERLKSELDQTTLCLNLYESYKKHKKRKARSMRGKT; this comes from the exons ATGGGGAAGAAAAAGCAGAAGACAGTTCTACCGCCGGAGCTGCCTCCGGAGGTTCCGGACGAAGAAATTGAAGTTTCGGATGAGGACTTACAGTTCATCAACGAGAATTTAGAATACGCCGGTTTTGTTTCCAAATTAGACACTCATTCTATCACAAA gcATGTTTCACGTGTGGCTGATGCTAATGAGGGAGATCTAGAGTCTCTGTATGAGAAACGGTTGAGGAAGAAGTTGGAAAATAAAGAGAAAGAGGAGAGTGCCCTCGAGGTTGATCCAGTTGACGTGCTTCCGGTGAAAACTTTAGATGGAGAACTCTACTATCGAAGAG TTACAAAGGAGTCGAAAGCAGATGAGGCTGAATCGAATGAAGGTGAAGTTAATGGTGTTTTGAAGCTGACCAAAGCGGAAAAGCGTGCAAAGCTTAAGAAATTGAGGAAAGAGGCAAAGAAGCAATCAAAAGACGAAGCGCAGCAAGTACCCCAAGCTGAAGTGTTG GATGAGGTCGAAAAAGATCTTAACACTGAAGAAGCCAGAGAAATGAAGAAATATAAACTTGCTGAGTTGGGAACAGCCATACTTGCTGATCCAGAATCCAATATTAAGTCTCTGAAGGAGATGCTGGAAATTTCCAAGGATGGAGATGGTGTCATTGTCATGCTTGCTTTAAAATCCTTATTGGCTGTTTTTAAAAACATCATTCCAGG CTACCGGATCAGGTTGCCGACCGAGAAGGAACAAGAAATGAAGGTTTCAAAAGCTGTTAAAAAAATGCGGTTTTATGAGTATACTCTATTGTCTGCGCTCAAG GCATATATTCAGAAGTTGGTTGCACTACAACAGCAAACTGTTTATAAGCGAGTGACTGCTAATTGTTTATGTACTTTGCTTGCCGCAGTACCACACTTTAACTTTCGTGAGAGCTTGTTAGCTGCTGTTGTGAGCAATTTAAGCTCCCAAGATGATGTTGTAAG AAAACTTTGCTGCTCAACCGTTAAATCACTTTTTATAAATGCGGGTAAACATGGCGGTGAGGCTACTGTGGAGGCTGTTAAAATGATTGCAGAACTTGTAAAAGCTCACAACTGCCTGCTACATCCTGATTCTATTGAA GTTTTTATGTCTCTGTCATTTGACGAGGATCTTGGAAAACCTGAAAAACCAGATGCTGATAACAGagccaaaaacaaaaaatctagGAAAAGAAAAGGAGTTGACAAGTCAAATCAGATACCAGATAACGAAAGGAAAAAAACTAGGAAGGACATTATGTCAAGGACAAGGGAGGAG GTTAATGCAGACTTCAAAGCTGCTTCATTTGCTCAAGATCCTCAAGAGAAAAGAAGGATGCAATCGGAGACACTATCAGCTGTATTTCAAATATTCTTCCGCATCTTAAAGCATTCTGTGCAGCCAGT AACAGAGGCTACTTTGGTGCCTGGTGGATTTGGGAGCCATCCCTTACTTGCTCCATGTTTGAATGGGATTGGAAAATTTTCTCATCTAATCGATTTGGATTTTATGTCCGATCTCATGAATTTTCTGCGAAAACTCGCTGGAAATAGCAGCAATATTGGAGATTCATCAAAGAGTTCTTTTCAATTTTCGGTTTCTGAAAGGCTGCGCTGCTGCATTGTTGCTTTCAAAGTGATGAGGAACAATTTAGATGCTCTGAATGTTGATCTGCAAGACTTCTTTACCCAATTTTACAATTTGATGCTAGAGTACCGACCAGGAAG GGATGAGGGAGAAGTTCTTACTGAAGCTCTAAAAATAATGCTGTTTGATGATAGACAACATGATATGCAAAGGGCCGCAGCCTTCATTAAGCGCTTGGCTACGTTTTCTTTGTTCTTTGGATCAGCTGAGTCTATGGCTG GTTTAGTTACTGTGAAGCATCTTCTTCTAAAAAATGTCAAATGCCGTAATTTGTTGGAAAATGATGCTGGAGGTGGTTCTATTGCTGGTGCAATATCT AAATATCAACCTCATGCAACGGACCCTAACCGTAGTGGTGCTCTTGCCTCAGTTCTTTGGGAACTTAACCTTCTTACAAAACATTACCATCCAGCTGTTGCAACAATGTCTTTGAATATCTCAAATATGAGCTCTTCAAATAACCAGCTTCTTCATCATGTCTCTCCTCAACAAGCTTATGCTGAATTATCACTTGAAAATGAATGCATCAAACCCTCTGGTGATGCAAAACGAGCTAACAATAAGAAAAGGAGGCCAAACGATCACATCCCTGTTAAATCGACATTTGACCTTGTTCCAATGGATCCAATTGCTGAGAATGAGGTGAGGAAAAAACTTTCTGAGCACTTTTTGCTGCTTCGTGACATTGAAGAGAGCGAGAGACTGAAGTCTGAGTTGGACCAAACGACTCTCTGTTTGAATCTATACGAAAGTTATAAAAAGCATAAGAAGAGGAAGGCGAGGTCAATGAGAGGTAAGACGTGA
- the LOC140964945 gene encoding auxin-responsive protein SAUR71-like — protein MKKLLRKLTRVADSSHYSPLRTELREARRAESFRRRSGRGVPEGHFPVYVGDEMERFVVSADFLNHPIFVTLLNKSAQEYGYEQKGVLRIPCHVFLFERVLEALHAGGEARDLTDLLNLLSDEL, from the coding sequence atgaaGAAACTGCTACGGAAGTTGACCAGGGTCGCCGATTCTTCGCACTATTCTCCACTGCGAACGGAATTAAGGGAGGCGCGTCGCGCTGAGTCGTTCCGGCGGAGGAGCGGCAGGGGCGTTCCGGAGGGGCATTTCCCGGTGTACGTCGGAGATGAGATGGAGAGGTTCGTGGTGAGCGCAGATTTCCTGAATCACCCGATATTCGTGACGCTTCTCAATAAATCGGCGCAGGAGTACGGTTACGAGCAGAAAGGCGTCCTCCGGATCCCCTGCCACGTGTTTCTCTTCGAGCGTGTGCTCGAGGCTCTCCATGCCGGAGGCGAGGCGCGTGACCTGACGGATCTCCTGAACCTGCTTTCGGACGAATTGTGA